The Gossypium hirsutum isolate 1008001.06 chromosome D03, Gossypium_hirsutum_v2.1, whole genome shotgun sequence genomic interval TCCATTCTTCCAACCTGACCGTCGTCGATTGAAGGTACGTCTGCCAGTTAAAAGAACGATATCAGTATGATCGACAACATAAGAAGCCGAGTTGCAAAACAATTTGGTCTTAACTTACTTGCATATTCCCAATCAGCAGTGCAAAAAGAACCAGACCGAGAGTTGCAATAATGATGGCAAAAATTATTTCTCCGGCATAAGTGCTTGTGCTAAGATTTTGTCCCAAAGAACTACACCATGGGAATGGGACATAGTATTAGAGTTTAAGCAATATCGTCTTTCTTATATGACTGAATTCTCGGTCTTATTTGCAGAAATTTACAGTGTATTCGAGATTATGGAATAAGCATAAAGATGCACATATGAAAGCAACAATGTACCTTAAGTTCCTTAAACCCCACCAAAGGCAATAAAAGTACTTGTTGAAGAATGGTGCTGTTGTAACATTAAATTCCAATGCATCACCATAGATACCAAATGGATAGGAGCTGGAACTTGGACTGCATAGGCTAGTAATATTGCTAGAGTTGAACCAGGTCAACCTGCCAGGGTCTTTAACCTTGTTGCAGTCAAAATATTTATACTGACAATAAGGCTCCTCGAGATCACAGGCGGTCTTCCAGCATGCTTCTTGCCGCTCGATCGAAAGAAGATACCAACAAGCTCCTAAAACCTTTTCAAGAAACAAAGCACACTCAGATTCAGGAATACATGTATGTTTGTGCGTATGCACATACGTAATTAGGATCAGCGTTAAACTTAAGAAGCATCATAATGACTTACATGGCTTGCCAGCATGTAGAGCATGAGGTTATAAGCGGCACCAGCCCATGCTGTTTCGGTCACAACACCAGTGGCATTAACAATTTGTGATGACaaaggaaaaataagaaaaagtctTGGAAGGTACTGAAAAATGATTATGAACCGGAGCATGTTTTTGGTGTTCATCATTGTTGAACCATTAAGGTTCGGAATGATGATCCAAATCAAAACCTGGAAACAAAACTGAAACATATGAAAAATGAAACATTCCATGAAAACGACCCGAGTGTTCATCAGTTTCATCATGTGTATACCTGCGGAAGGGGGAGTGCAGCAAGTAAATCAATCCAGAAACTCTTCTTGAGGTACCTGGAAGCAATCTTCCCGGAATCTATAATGAGCTCGCCTCTCCCAAATACACGAGAAGGCGGTGCAACATAAGCGGTTCGAAACCGAATGAATATTTGAACTATGTAGAAGGCATCAGCTAATGATCTAACCATAGTAAGGATAACTTCAAGGGGTATTCCAATATCAATGCAGACATCCTTCTTAACTATTGGCAAATAAAAGAACAGAGGATCCACAAACAAAGAAACCAAGCATGCTACTAGGAAAATCTTGTTCCATCGACGAATAACCGGTCCTCGAGGATCCAAAATCTTCTTCTTCACCCTCTCAAAATCCTCAGAGAAAACTCTGGACAGTACTTTAGCTTTCAACAATTTACCTCTCCTAGTAGTAGCAGGCAACTTGCTCTCGACCCTCTCGGTGCCAGGCTCCGATATTTTTGttccattgatattgtatttcagCTTTACCATACCATCTCCATTCATTGGGGGGAGCTTTGTTAATTCAAGGTCATCTTCAAATCTGGAAAAACATATATGCAACCACAAATAAATGATTGTTCCATCGCTAACGAGAGTGcatacacacatacatacatacctaCATACATAAGACATTAAGGAACAAAGATGGAACAAACCTTACAGATCTTGAATTACTAAACCCCATGGATTTTCTTCAATTAGATTTGATCTATCAGAGGATAAGAGAGAAAAAGACAAAGAGTTTTACAAAGGGATGGCCAAGAACAAAGTGTTTATAGGCATAAGGTCATAAATCAATTGAAATTGACTAGGCAAAGTCTCAAGAGCTCAAAGCCACAAGAGCTGGAAAAAGGCCCTTCAAATGGCTTTTTGAACCAGGAATCATGTGACCAATAGCATAAAAAGATTAACTCAACTTGACATGAAGCAGTTTTTAAGCTAAAAAAAGCTGGTCAAAACATGTGAACAATTTCCTTTTCAGACAACCTTAGATGCCAGGTATGAGTTGAAACAGGAAATTCATCAAACAAGTGATGAACCATAAGCTATCTGtattttattgtatatatatgaAGTCAAAAGCAAACACCCAAAGTTTAAAAATGTGATACCCTTTCATTAGAAGACAATAAATGGCTTAAAAAGTCAGTATGGAAGATGAAGCATTGAccatgaaagaaaaaaacaaaagctaTAACTATTTTTATTTCCCCTTATTTTActgatttttaaaatctttagCCACTTGGAAGGGAATAAGTcaataaaagaaaccctaaatGGGAATATGattctaaacaaaaaaaaagaagaatatatCATTAGATCTTTTTTATACTGATTCCAACATACATGGAATTAAAACATTACAACAATTTCCATAGTAAGAACAATGAAGAGAAACCCTTAATGTCACTCGGTTTTCGATTTTCCATGGACTTTT includes:
- the LOC107962137 gene encoding protein CNGC15b, translating into MGFSNSRSVRFEDDLELTKLPPMNGDGMVKLKYNINGTKISEPGTERVESKLPATTRRGKLLKAKVLSRVFSEDFERVKKKILDPRGPVIRRWNKIFLVACLVSLFVDPLFFYLPIVKKDVCIDIGIPLEVILTMVRSLADAFYIVQIFIRFRTAYVAPPSRVFGRGELIIDSGKIASRYLKKSFWIDLLAALPLPQVLIWIIIPNLNGSTMMNTKNMLRFIIIFQYLPRLFLIFPLSSQIVNATGVVTETAWAGAAYNLMLYMLASHVLGACWYLLSIERQEACWKTACDLEEPYCQYKYFDCNKVKDPGRLTWFNSSNITSLCSPSSSSYPFGIYGDALEFNVTTAPFFNKYFYCLWWGLRNLSSLGQNLSTSTYAGEIIFAIIIATLGLVLFALLIGNMQTYLQSTTVRLEEWRIKRTDTEQWMRHRQLPPELRQSIRKYDQYKWLATRGVDEEALLEGLPLDLRRDIKRHLCLDLVRRVPLFDQMDERMLDAICERLKPALCTEGTYLVREGDPVNEMLFIIRGHLDSYTTNGGRTGFFNSCRIGPGDFCGEELLTWALDPRPSVVLPSSTRTVKAISEVEAFALRAEDLKFVAAQFRRLHSKQLRHKFRFYSHQWRTWAACFVQAAWRRFKKRKEAAKLRAMEDLMVAEPEPEPTKPVSGLAIYAAKLAASTRRGINMHSESDTGVVSPLQKPAEPDFSVDEE